The genomic window TTCTCCTGCACAATGGGTAACAGTTGATAGAATACGTGTTAAAGATGCTTTTACAAGAATATGGTGGTTAAGTAAAACTCCATATCCAGATGCAAATAATAAGAGAATACTTGTTGAGTACAGCAAACATATGAAGAAACTTCTTAAAGATGGCAAATATAATTCAGGAATAAGGCCATCTGAACATAAGATTGGAAAGAAATCTTTTTGTAAAAACAATGGGGGAGCTATACCACCGAATGTTTTGACTGTTTCTAATGTCTCATCAAAAAATCCATATCTTGATTTTTGTAGAAGTAAAAATATTATTCCTCATCCCGCAAGAATGCCGGTGCAGATCGCAGAATTCTTTGTTAAATTCTTAACTAAAAAGAATGATATTGTTCTTGATCCGTTTGGAGGAAGCAATGTCACAGGATTTGCATCTGAAGAGTTAAAAAGGCGTTGGGTATCAATTGAGCTAAATAGAGATTATATAACGAGTTCACTTGGACGGTTTTCTGGGAATGGATTTAAAGTTAAGGAAAATAAAAGACTAACAAAGATTTTATAGACTTCTATTTACGC from Candidatus Melainabacteria bacterium includes these protein-coding regions:
- a CDS encoding site-specific DNA-methyltransferase, whose amino-acid sequence is MRSINKKLNSGVCYSTKQGKYYLGSCEAVLQSAKLRKLKGKVKLIFTSPPFPLNRKKRYGNLVGEQYLKWLSNLALLFSDFLAPHGSIVIELGNAWTPGSPTVSTLPMEALLKFKQSANLHLCQEFICYNPARLPSPAQWVTVDRIRVKDAFTRIWWLSKTPYPDANNKRILVEYSKHMKKLLKDGKYNSGIRPSEHKIGKKSFCKNNGGAIPPNVLTVSNVSSKNPYLDFCRSKNIIPHPARMPVQIAEFFVKFLTKKNDIVLDPFGGSNVTGFASEELKRRWVSIELNRDYITSSLGRFSGNGFKVKENKRLTKIL